From a region of the Babylonia areolata isolate BAREFJ2019XMU chromosome 21, ASM4173473v1, whole genome shotgun sequence genome:
- the LOC143296108 gene encoding acyl-CoA:lysophosphatidylglycerol acyltransferase 1-like — protein sequence MASMTDILRYVWNFTVFFITNLYGLFSYIMWMLMLLPLRILSPSMYWNFERLLFNGLQSFIVMWMGTGRYRIFESGDDVSQLSEEEVLLLCNHQSTADTPVVMMSLWGKGGCMSSSMWIMDWIFKFTNFGLICTLRKDVFIKQGRETRNQQEVMLREHLKDSYLPLRRKWLVLFPEGGFLYKRLESSQSYARKNGYPVLNNVTLPRLGALRTIIDTIGSPEQDQPSENVTNGCGNAAHNPDQPVKWLVDMTIGYGSEEGGPPDMFGMCMGYREKQDIHVHYRAFPLSDVPRNGDELQKWVYDRYTEKDDLLEQFYRNGHFPEDSAGQVLPVVPERQVLFDWLKVVLFQLFYMGSAYLHYVCVIEPLMSLVWW from the exons ATGGCAAGTATGACAGACATCCTGCGCTATGTATGGAACTTCACAGTGTTTTTCATCACCAACCTTTACGGCCTGTTTTCCTATATCATGTGGATGTTGATGCTACTTCCATTACGTATTCTCTCCCCTTCCATGTACTGGAACTTTGAGAGATTGCTGTTTAACGGACTGCAGTCTTTCATCGTTATGTGGATGGGCACTGGACGATATCGCA TTTTCGAAAGCGGAGATGACGTCAGCCAGTTGTCGGAAGAGGAAGTGCTGCTGCTGTGTAACCACCAGTCGACAGCGGACACACCGGTAGTGATGATGTCACTGTGGGGCAAAGGTGGGTGCATGAGCAGCAGCATGTGGATCATGGACTGGATCTTCAAGTTCACTAACTTCGGACTTATCTGCACCCTTCGCAAGGACGTCTTCATCAAGCAg GGCAGAGAGACACGTAACCAGCAAGAAGTGATGCTGAGGGAGCACTTGAAGGACAGTTATCTTCCCTTGCGGCGCAAGTGGCTTGTCCTGTTTCCAGAGGGGGGGTTCCTCTACAAAAGACTTGAAAGCAGTCAGAG TTATGCCAGGAAGAATGGTTATCCTGTGCTGAACAACGTGACATTGCCAAGACTGGGAGCTCTGAGAACCATCATCGACACCATAGGGTCACCAGAGCAGGACCAGCCCAGTGAGAATGTGACCAACGGTTGTGGAAACG CTGCTCACAATCCTGACCAGCCCGTGAAATGGCTGGTTGACATGACTATTGGCTATGGCAGCGAGGAAGGTGGGCCACCAGACATGTTTGGAATGTGCATGGGGTACAGGGAAAAGCAGGACATACACGTGCACTACCGTGCGTTCCCTCTGTCTGATGTCCCCCGCAATGGAGACGAGCTGCAGAAATGGGTGTATGATCGGTACACGGAGAAAGATGATCTTCTGGAGCAATTTTACAGGAATGGTCACTTCCCGGAGGACAGTGCAGGCCAGGTGCTGCCCGTGGTGCCAGAGAGGCAGGTCCTGTTTGACTGGCTGAAAGTGGTGTTGTTCCAGCTCTTCTACATGGGCTCTGCGTACCTTCACTATGTCTGTGTCATTGAGCCACTGAtgagtttggtgtggtggtga